In Hippoglossus hippoglossus isolate fHipHip1 chromosome 24, fHipHip1.pri, whole genome shotgun sequence, a single genomic region encodes these proteins:
- the fzd3a gene encoding frizzled-3a, with protein sequence MDLLWVLSVSMLTVCVAIPMDGAAESHSLFTCEPITLRMCQGLSYNSTFMPNVLNHYDQQTAALAMEPFHPMVNLQCSPELRMFLCALYAPVCTEYGRKTLPCRRLCLQAKSDCYKLMDMFGVSWPEEMDCNRFPDCDEPYPRPVDLLSSSDTTESPISVQRDYGFWCPRELKIDPELGYSFMGVRDCSPPCPNMYFTKEELAFARYFIGVVSIVCLSATLFTFLTFLIDVSRFRYPERPIIFYAVCYMMVSLVFFLGFLLEDRVSCNAASPGRFRASTVTQGSHNKACTLLFMVLYFFTMAGSVWWVILTITWFLAAVPKWGSEAIEKKALLFHAGAWGIPGVLTVTLLAMNKIEGDSVSGVCFVGLYNLTALRWFILAPLGLDVVVGVALLLAGIAALNRVRMEIPLEKENQEKLVKFMIRIGVFSVLYLVPLLTVLACYLYESSYRAVWETTWVQERCRDYHIPCPYQVESNSRPDLVLFLIKYLMMLIVGIPSVFWVGSKKTCFEWASFFHGKRRKDAMVNESRQVLQEPDFAQLLLRDPNMPIVRKSRGTSTQGTSTHASSTHLAMLDEPPSASTSRAGSLRSARSKVSSYHGSLHRNRDDRYTASSFRAIDDRLPYGSMPRLNDQSQPRHCSTNRLDGLSRHGSTQLLESQSRHSSVRDLSSATQAVLCNPGNGIHKVLEEDGATA encoded by the exons ATGGATCTCCTGTGGGTGCTGTCAGTGTCCATGCTGACGGTGTGCGTCGCCATTCCCATGGACGGGGCGGCAGAGAGCCACAGTCTGTTCACCTGTGAGCCCATCACCCTGCGGATGTGCCAGGGGCTGTCCTACAACTCCACCTTCATGCCCAACGTACTGAACCATTACGACCAGCAGACCGCCGCGCTCGCCATGGAG CCCTTCCATCCCATGGTGAACCTGCAGTGCTCTCCAGAGCTCCGGATGTTTCTCTGCGCGCTCTACGCTCCGGTGTGTACAGAGTATGGCCGAAAGACGCTGCCCTGTCGCCGCCTCTGTCTGCAGGCCAAGAGCGACTGCTACAAACTAATGGACATGTTTGGCGTCAGCTGGCCGGAGGAGATGGACTGCAACAG GTTCCCAGACTGTGACGAGCCCTACCCCCGTCCTGTTGACCTCCTGTCCAGCTCAGACACAACCGAGTCCCCCATCTCCGTCCAGAGGGACTACGGCTTCTGGTGTCCCCGGGAACTCAAGATCGACCCTGAACTGGGCTACTCTTTCATGGGGGTGCGGGACTGCTCGCCGCCCTGTCCCAACATGTACTTCACAAAGGAGGAGCTGGCGTTCGCCCGCTACTTCATCGGGGTGGTGTCcatcgtctgtctgtctgccacgCTCTTCACCTTCTTGACTTTTCTCATCGACGTGTCACGATTCCGCTACCCAGAGCGCCCGATCATATTTTACGCCGTGTGCTACATGATGGTGTCCCTGGTGTTCTTCCTGGGGTTTCTGTTGGAGGACAGAGTTTCCTGTAACGCTGCGAGTCCTGGGAGGTTTAGGGCTTCGACGGTGACTCAAGGCTCCCACAACAAG GCCTGCACTCTGCTCTTCATGGTGCTGTATTTCTTCACCATGGCCGGCAGCGTCTGGTGGGTCATCCTGACCATCACCTGGTTCCTGGCTGCTGTCCCCAAGTGGGGCAGTGAGGCTATCGAGAAGAAGGCTCTCCTCTTCCACGCCGGTGCGTGGGGCATCCCTGGCGTCCTCACTGTCACGCTGCTCGCCATGAACAAGATCGAGGGGGACAGCGTCAGTGGCGTTTGCTTCGTGGGACTCTACAACTTGACGGCACTGCGTTGGTTCATATTGGCCCCACTGGGACTGGACGTAGTG GTCGGTGTGGCGTTGCTTCTGGCAGGCATAGCAGCGCTGAACCGAGTCCGAATGGAGATCCCgctggagaaggagaaccaGGAGAAACTGGTGAAGTTCATGATACGTATCGGCGTGTTCTCCGTGCTCTACCTGGTCCCTCTGCTGACCGTTCTGGCCTGCTACCTGTATGAGAGCAGCTACAGAGCCGTGTGGGAGACGACCTGGGTGCAGGAGCGCTGCAGAGACTACCACATCCCCTGCCCCTACCAG gtggagaGCAACAGTCGTCCTGACCTGGTCCTGTTCCTCATCAAGTACCTGATGATGCTGATTGTAGGAATCCCCTCTGTGTTCTGGGTGGGCAGCAAGAAGACCTGCTTCGAGTGGGCCAGCTTCTTCCACGGCAAGAGACGCAAAGA TGCGATGGTCAACGAGAGCCGCCAGGTGCTGCAGGAGCCCGACTTCGcccagctgctgctcagggaCCCCAACATGCCCATCGTGAGGAAGTCGAGGGGCACGTCCACCCAGGGGACCTCCACCCACGCCTCCTCCACCCACCTGGCCATGCTGGACGAGCCGCCCAGCGCCAGCACCAGCCGGGCCGGCTCGCTCCGCAGCGCCCGCTCCAAAGTGAGCAGTTACCACGGCAGCCTGCACCGCAACAGAGACGACAG ATACACAGCCTCCAGTTTCCGGGCCATAGATGACCGACTGCCCTACGGTAGCATGCCTCGCCTCAACGACCAATCGCAGCCCAGGCACTGCAGCACCAATCGTCTGGACGGCCTATCGCGACACGGCTCCACGCAGCTCCTGGAGAGCCAGTCGCGGCACAGCAGCGTCAGGGACCTGAGCAGCGCCACTCAGGCTGTTCTCTGTAACCCTGGAAACGGGATCCACAAAGTCCTGGAGGAGGACGGCGCCACAGCCTGA